GGCTTCGTTCTCAGGCGGGGCACCACCGGATCCGGCACGAACCACCTGATCGAGTATTCCCTGAAACTCGACTCGAACCCGGAATTCACGGCGAACGTCCTCGTCGCCTACGCCCGGGCCGCCAATCGGCTCGCTTCGGGAAAAGCCGTCGGCGCAAAAACCGTGTTCGACATTCCTCCGGCCTGGCTGTCTCCGAAAACCGACGAAGAACTCCGAAAAACCATGCTCTGACCGCGGGCGGTGCGCGTGCTCCGCTTCCAACTTCTCTTTCGGGAAGGATTGTGATATAATTAACATAGTTCTCTGAGAACGAGGTTTCGACCGGGTTCGAAGAGCGCATGGCCTCTGACAACGTTCTGAAGCATTCATGCCAAGACGGGGTTGCTCCGGCTTCTCTTTTCCCGTTCTGGCGCCAGGAAAGGGTGGAACGTGGAAAACAGGATCGCGTTGATAGGCATCATCGTCGAAAACCCGGAGATCACCGACCGGCTCAATCAGATTTTACATGATTGTCGCCAGTACATCGTCGGCCGCATGGGGATTCCCTACGCCAAGCAGAACATCGGGATCATCAGCGTCGTCATCGACGCCCCCAATACGATCATCAGTGCGCTTTCCGGCAAACTCGGCCTGCTGGAGGGCATCAGCGTCAAGACCGTCTATTCGAAAAAGCGAGGAGAATAGAACATGTACGATCCCCGATCGCTTCGTGCCGCCGAGTTCATCGATGATGCGGAAATAAGGGAGACCCTGGAGTTCGCGGCGAAGAACAAGAGCAATCGCCCGCTGATCGAAGCCCTGATCGAGAAGGCGCGCGCCTGCAAGGGGCTCTCCCATCGCGATGCCGCCATCCTGCTCGAGTGCGACCTGCCCGACGCGAACGAGAAACTGTTCGCCCTGGCCCGCGAGATCAAGCAGAAGATCTACGGCAACCGCATCGTCATGTTCGCCCCGCTCTACCTGTCGAATTACTGCGTCAACGGCTGCGTCTACTGACCGTATCACTGCTCGAACCGGCACATCACCCGGAAAAAACTCACCCAGGAAGAGATCAAAAACGAGGTGATCGCCCTCCAGGATATCGGTCACAAGCGCCTCGCGCTCGAAACCGGCGAGGATCCCGTCAACAATCCCATCGAATATGTACTCGATAGTATAAAAACGATCTACGGGATCAGGCACAAGAATGGCGCCATCCGCCGCGTGAACGTGAACATCGCGGCGACCACCGTCGAGAACTACGCGAAACTGAAGGCCGCCGGCATCGGCACGTATATCCTGTTCCAGGAGACCTACCACCGGGAAACCTACGAGAAGCTCCATCCGACCGGCCCCAAGCATGACTACGCATGGCATACCGAGGCGATGGACCGCGCGATGGACGGCGGCATCGACGACGTCGGTTGCGGTGTCCTGTTCGGGCTGAACCTGTACCGCTACGACTTCGTCGGGCTGCTCATGCACGCCGAGCACCTCGAGGCGGCCAAGGGCGTCGGGCCGCACACCATCAGCGTGCCGAGAATCTGCCCCGCCGACGACATCTCGCCGAACGCCTTCTCCAACGCGATCGACGACGACACGTTCGCCAAGATCGTCGCGATGCTGCGCATCGCCGTTCCCTACACCGGCCTGATCGTCTCGACCCGAGAATCGCGCGCATCACGGGAGCGGGTGCTCGACCTGGGCGTTTCCCAGCTCAGCGGCGGCTCGAAGACCAGCGTCGGGGGATACGCCGCCCCCGAACCGGAGGCCGAGAACTCCGCCCAGTTCGAGGTGAGCGACACCCGGCCGCTCGATGAGGTCGTGAACTGGCTGTTGTCCCTGGGCTATATCCCGAGCTTCTGCACCGCCTGCTATCGCGAGGGCCGCACCGGCGACCGGTTCATGAGGCTGGCGAAATCGGGCAGCATCGCGAACTGCTGCCAGCCGAACGCCCTGATGACGCTGAAGGAGTATCTCGAGGACTATGCTTCCCCGGACACCCGCGCCAAAGGAGAAAAGGTCATTGCCGAGGAACTCAAACGCATTCCCGCGGAGAAGGTTCGCCGCATCGCCGGGGAGTATCTTGCCTCGATCCATCTCGGGAAGCGCGACTTCCGCTTTTGACATTCCGCAAATAGGCAGTATGCCGGCGGGAAGGATGCTGGTATAATCCCTCCGTGCCGCCATGCCGCGGGGTCGGATTCGGCCCGCGGCGCATCTCGGGGCGGAAGGAAGGAACAGGAATGATGAGCATGAAACATACGGCAGCCGCACTCGCGATCGTCGCGACGCTCGCCTGCGGCGGAGCATGCCCCGTGTCCGCCGAGGAGGGTGCGGAGGGGAGGGAGGGGACGGCTGTCGCTCGAGGAAAGGACGAGATCGTGACCATTGACATCGCTTCCAGATGCGGAGATATCGGCGAACGGGTCGCCAGGCTGGCGCCCGTGGAGATGAAGGTCGACCTCTCGTTCCTTTCCCGAAACGAGAAGAGGGCCCTCGCGAAACTGATCGAGGCCGCCGCCCTGATCGACGAGATCTTCTTCAACCAGACATACCACCTGAACAACGAGTTCAGGGCCGCCATCCGGAACGCGAAGGATCTGGATCCGAACTTCGCCACGTATTTTGAGATCATGGCCGGTCCGTTCGACCGCATCGACGGCGACAGGCCGTTCATCGGCTCCCTGACGAGACCGAAAACGTCGAACCTGTACCCAGTGGACATGACGCGAGAAGAACTGGAGACCTGGATCAAAGACCACCCCGCCGACGAACAGGCGTTCAAGAGCAACTTCACGGTCATCGCCCGAAAGGGCGGCAA
Above is a genomic segment from Candidatus Ozemobacteraceae bacterium containing:
- a CDS encoding iron-only hydrogenase system regulator — protein: MENRIALIGIIVENPEITDRLNQILHDCRQYIVGRMGIPYAKQNIGIISVVIDAPNTIISALSGKLGLLEGISVKTVYSKKRGE